One stretch of Flavobacterium sp. 9 DNA includes these proteins:
- a CDS encoding LacI family DNA-binding transcriptional regulator, which produces MKRKITLKQIAKELDVSISTVSKSLRNSLEIGEETRLKVQAFAKFYNYKPNNIALSLKNRKTKSIGIIIPEIVHYFFSTVINGIEQVANENGYSVVICLSDDSFDKEVLNMEMLANGSIDGFIMSLSKETQYKGDFHHITEVINQGMPVVMFDRVTNDILCDKVIIDDKAAAYEAVQSLIDNGRKKIALVTTVDYVSVGKLRTDGYEKALLDNGLPFNEDLIIKIEDVDTCEITISQLLHDRAFDAVFAVNELFAVTIIKTASKMGLKVPEDLAVIAFTDGIISKYSTPSITTVSQSGEKMGNKAAKMLIERLEAEHDDDDEENENYTTEVIETHLIQRESTD; this is translated from the coding sequence ATGAAACGCAAAATAACCCTGAAACAGATTGCAAAAGAACTTGATGTATCTATTTCAACTGTCTCAAAATCACTACGAAACAGTCTGGAAATAGGAGAAGAAACGCGTCTGAAAGTGCAAGCTTTTGCAAAGTTTTACAACTATAAACCCAACAATATTGCCCTTAGTTTAAAAAATCGGAAAACCAAAAGTATCGGTATTATTATTCCGGAAATTGTACATTATTTTTTCTCTACTGTAATCAACGGAATCGAGCAAGTTGCTAACGAAAATGGGTATAGCGTTGTAATTTGTTTATCTGATGATTCATTCGATAAAGAAGTCCTGAATATGGAAATGTTGGCCAACGGAAGTATCGATGGTTTTATCATGTCACTCTCTAAAGAAACCCAATACAAAGGCGATTTTCATCACATTACCGAAGTTATTAATCAGGGAATGCCCGTTGTAATGTTCGACCGCGTTACCAATGATATTTTATGTGATAAAGTAATTATTGATGATAAAGCAGCTGCTTACGAAGCCGTTCAAAGTCTGATTGATAATGGCCGAAAAAAAATTGCTTTGGTTACCACTGTTGATTATGTAAGCGTTGGAAAATTGAGAACCGATGGTTACGAAAAAGCGCTTCTGGACAACGGATTACCATTCAATGAAGATTTAATTATAAAAATTGAAGATGTCGATACTTGCGAAATCACAATTAGTCAGCTTTTGCACGACAGAGCTTTTGATGCGGTTTTTGCTGTAAACGAGCTTTTTGCTGTAACAATTATCAAAACTGCATCAAAAATGGGACTTAAAGTTCCCGAAGATTTAGCAGTAATTGCTTTTACGGACGGAATTATCTCAAAATATTCAACGCCAAGTATTACAACCGTAAGCCAAAGTGGTGAAAAAATGGGAAATAAAGCGGCTAAAATGCTGATCGAAAGACTCGAAGCCGAACATGACGATGACGATGAAGAAAACGAAAATTATACCACCGAAGTTATCGAAACACATCTAATACAACGAGAATCTACTGACTAA
- a CDS encoding TonB-dependent receptor, which yields MKTIYKKLLFLFLLLPFTVLAQNTLKGTVVDKATGQPIPGVNVNVQGSPSGASTGFDGNYQLSNVKNGNKITVSFIGYKTETIEYTGQKTLNVSLEEDNNQLKEVVVQVGYGTVKKKDATGSVSQISSKEFNKGINVTPESLISGRIAGVNVVGGGAPGAKADIRIRGGSSLSASNEPLIVIDGLPMSNAVPNGSTSILSTIDPNDIESFTVLKDASAAAIYGSRAANGVIVITTKKGTKGGVKVNFNSQVGINTVANTVDVLSADQFRAVVNEKGSAAQKALLGTANTNWQDEIFHTALTTNNNISVSGALFNKLPVRLSVGNVDNPGILRNTSFERTTTSISLNPVLFDNHLKIDISGNLAFGKNQFQDEGAVIGSAIGFDPTQSVYQSGSRYGGYFEWLEPSGNLPLLPARNPVARLNQDDRRATSTRKWGNIRLDYKFHFFEDLRIVVEGGIDKFNSNGYTRVSNESALGYQPNVFTSGNWVNLGGDIHYTDSRQNKNLNTYFNYTKDLGKFKIDATAGYNYQLFQRVGYDSGQTREPNPKEDVTTDPDVNLQSYFGRLNLGYDSRYLLTLNYRRDGTSRFSEDNRWGNFGGAAFAWNVAQEDFLKGNSTLSSLKLRVGYGTTGQQDIPPQYDYLRRVTLGTINTQYLFNGVVYKAARPEGYNPNIKWEDLAESNVGVDFGFLNDRITGTVNYFDKKSSDLLADIPVPDGANIRNKGYNNIGSVRTKGVEFNLQSDIIKTDQLTWNVAVNATYIDQKISDLGVTVPGFQGYITGDVIAGGSGNQVLIHSEGFAPNSFFVFEQLYDANKRPIQGAYADRNGDGAITDADRYKFHKPTADYTFGLYTTLNYKKFDFTMNWRGSLGNYIYDNISSDKGYLEAGLRRQSDLSNISSDYYNTGFSTENNSNGTQRNYSDYFVKDASFIKLDNLVVGYTFDKTLLKAASLRFTAGVQNVFVITKYKGLDPEKFNGIDNNVYPRARTFLFGVNANF from the coding sequence ATGAAAACAATTTACAAAAAGTTGTTATTTTTATTCCTACTGTTGCCGTTTACTGTGTTAGCTCAAAACACTTTAAAAGGGACTGTTGTCGATAAAGCAACAGGTCAGCCAATACCAGGAGTAAACGTAAATGTACAGGGTTCTCCAAGTGGAGCATCAACCGGATTTGATGGTAATTACCAACTATCAAATGTTAAAAATGGTAACAAAATTACGGTATCTTTTATTGGATACAAAACAGAAACCATTGAGTATACCGGACAAAAAACACTCAACGTTTCTTTAGAGGAAGATAACAATCAACTTAAAGAAGTTGTGGTACAGGTAGGTTACGGTACTGTTAAGAAAAAAGACGCAACAGGATCTGTTTCTCAAATCTCTTCAAAAGAATTTAATAAAGGAATTAACGTAACTCCGGAAAGTTTAATCAGCGGACGTATTGCTGGTGTAAATGTTGTTGGAGGTGGTGCTCCGGGAGCTAAAGCAGATATTAGAATTCGTGGAGGATCTTCGTTAAGTGCTTCAAATGAGCCATTAATTGTAATTGATGGACTTCCTATGAGTAATGCTGTTCCTAATGGATCTACAAGTATTTTGTCTACAATTGATCCAAATGATATCGAATCTTTTACCGTTTTGAAAGATGCTTCTGCAGCTGCAATTTATGGTTCAAGAGCGGCAAATGGTGTAATTGTTATTACGACTAAAAAAGGAACTAAAGGTGGCGTGAAAGTTAACTTTAACTCTCAGGTTGGTATAAATACTGTGGCTAATACAGTAGATGTTTTAAGTGCTGATCAATTTCGTGCTGTTGTGAACGAAAAAGGTTCTGCTGCTCAAAAAGCTTTATTGGGTACAGCAAATACAAATTGGCAGGATGAAATTTTTCATACCGCTTTGACTACTAACAATAATATCTCTGTAAGTGGTGCTTTGTTTAACAAATTACCGGTGCGTTTATCTGTTGGAAATGTTGATAATCCAGGTATCTTAAGAAACACTTCTTTTGAAAGAACTACGACATCGATATCGTTAAACCCTGTATTGTTTGACAATCACTTGAAAATTGATATTAGTGGAAATTTAGCTTTTGGAAAAAATCAATTTCAAGACGAAGGTGCTGTAATTGGTAGTGCTATCGGATTTGATCCAACACAATCTGTTTATCAATCAGGTTCTCGTTATGGAGGATATTTTGAGTGGTTGGAACCAAGCGGAAATTTACCATTATTACCAGCAAGAAACCCAGTTGCGAGATTAAATCAAGACGATCGTAGAGCTACATCTACCAGAAAATGGGGTAACATTAGATTAGATTATAAATTTCATTTCTTCGAAGATTTAAGAATCGTTGTTGAAGGTGGTATTGATAAATTTAATAGTAATGGTTATACAAGAGTAAGTAATGAAAGTGCTTTAGGATATCAGCCAAACGTATTTACTTCAGGTAATTGGGTAAATTTAGGAGGAGATATACATTATACAGACAGTCGTCAGAATAAAAACTTAAATACTTATTTTAACTATACTAAAGATTTAGGAAAGTTTAAAATTGATGCTACAGCAGGATATAACTATCAGTTGTTTCAAAGAGTTGGATATGATTCAGGACAAACCAGAGAACCAAATCCTAAAGAAGATGTTACTACTGATCCGGATGTTAATTTACAATCTTATTTTGGTCGTTTGAATTTAGGGTATGACAGTAGATATTTATTGACTTTAAACTATAGAAGAGACGGAACTTCACGTTTTTCTGAAGATAACAGATGGGGTAATTTTGGAGGAGCTGCTTTTGCATGGAATGTTGCTCAGGAAGATTTCTTAAAAGGTAATTCGACTTTATCTAGTTTGAAATTAAGAGTTGGTTACGGAACAACAGGACAACAGGATATTCCGCCTCAGTACGATTATTTACGAAGAGTAACTTTAGGAACAATCAATACGCAATATCTTTTTAACGGAGTTGTTTACAAAGCGGCAAGACCTGAAGGATATAACCCAAATATTAAATGGGAAGATTTGGCTGAGTCAAACGTAGGAGTTGATTTTGGTTTCCTTAATGATAGAATTACAGGTACTGTTAACTATTTTGATAAAAAATCAAGTGACCTTTTGGCTGATATTCCTGTTCCTGACGGAGCTAATATTAGAAATAAAGGATATAACAATATTGGTAGTGTAAGAACAAAAGGTGTGGAGTTTAATCTTCAATCTGATATTATTAAAACAGATCAATTAACTTGGAATGTAGCTGTTAATGCAACTTATATAGATCAGAAAATTTCTGATTTAGGAGTTACTGTTCCTGGGTTTCAAGGATATATTACAGGAGATGTTATTGCCGGAGGTTCTGGAAACCAAGTGTTGATTCATTCTGAAGGATTTGCTCCAAATTCATTTTTCGTATTTGAGCAATTATATGATGCAAACAAAAGACCAATTCAGGGTGCATACGCAGACAGAAATGGAGATGGTGCTATTACAGATGCCGATCGTTACAAATTTCATAAACCAACAGCAGATTATACTTTTGGATTATATACTACTTTGAATTATAAAAAATTCGATTTTACAATGAACTGGAGAGGAAGTTTAGGAAACTATATTTATGATAACATAAGCTCTGACAAAGGGTATTTAGAAGCAGGTCTAAGAAGACAATCTGATTTATCTAACATCAGTTCAGATTATTATAATACAGGATTTTCAACTGAAAATAACTCGAACGGAACACAACGTAACTACTCTGATTATTTTGTAAAAGATGCTTCTTTTATCAAATTAGATAATTTGGTAGTAGGATATACTTTTGATAAAACATTACTAAAAGCTGCTTCATTGAGATTTACAGCAGGAGTTCAAAATGTTTTTGTTATTACAAAATATAAAGGTTTAGATCCTGAGAAATTCAACGGAATCGACAACAATGTTTATCCACGTGCGAGAACATTCTTGTTTGGAGTAAATGCGAATTTCTAA
- a CDS encoding RagB/SusD family nutrient uptake outer membrane protein, with amino-acid sequence MKISFKYISYFLLFILGLSMTLTSCTSDLDVTPKDDDEFLSDTFFQDPASYKQVLAKLYAGLYVGGNDGDGTPDIAGLGGDFSSYLRLMFVTQEFTTDEAIVAWSDDGLPALNGQTWSPSNQFLYGIFSRAFYEISVSNEFLRQTTDEKLAERNVDANLKAEIATFRAEVRFLRAYSYYNLMDLFGNVPITTENDPVGYYFPEQKTRAQVFAFIESELKDIDAGLKASKANEYGRIDKTAAKFLLAQIYLNSKVYTGVDKNNEAAVLCNDIITGSAYKFADVPYRYLFSANNDRNGAQDEVIFPVIGDGNAIRATGGGMSFILHASIGGSMNAADQGMNGGWAGIRTRQEFVKLFPDVTATSDKRGTFYTNGQSLDIADFGVFTNGYAVTKFTNVNSDGTAAQRNDIPDTDFPLFRLSDVYLMYAEATLRGAATGNIATSVELVNKIRARAGAGVITATDLTLDFILDERARELFWECHRRTDLIRFGKFTGGSKIWQWKGGVKNGSGTESYRDLMPIPSTAIQANPTLKQNPGY; translated from the coding sequence ATGAAAATATCATTTAAATATATATCTTATTTTCTCCTATTCATTTTAGGATTAAGTATGACGCTTACTTCGTGTACGAGCGACTTAGATGTGACGCCAAAGGATGATGATGAGTTTCTTTCTGATACCTTTTTTCAGGATCCGGCTTCATACAAACAAGTATTGGCAAAGTTATACGCAGGTTTGTATGTAGGAGGTAATGATGGAGATGGTACTCCTGATATTGCTGGTTTGGGAGGTGATTTTAGTAGTTATTTACGTTTAATGTTTGTAACGCAGGAATTTACTACAGATGAAGCAATTGTAGCTTGGAGTGATGATGGTTTGCCAGCATTAAATGGACAAACATGGAGCCCTAGTAACCAGTTTTTATACGGAATTTTCTCTAGAGCATTTTATGAAATTAGTGTGTCTAATGAGTTTTTAAGACAAACTACAGATGAAAAATTAGCGGAAAGAAATGTTGATGCAAACTTAAAAGCTGAGATTGCTACATTTAGAGCTGAAGTACGTTTTTTAAGAGCTTATTCATACTATAATTTAATGGATTTGTTTGGAAATGTGCCAATTACTACAGAAAATGATCCTGTTGGATACTATTTCCCGGAACAAAAAACAAGAGCTCAGGTTTTTGCTTTTATTGAATCAGAATTGAAAGATATTGATGCTGGTTTAAAAGCTTCAAAAGCTAATGAATATGGTAGAATTGATAAAACTGCTGCGAAATTTTTACTAGCACAGATTTATTTAAATTCTAAAGTATATACAGGAGTAGATAAAAATAATGAAGCTGCAGTTTTATGTAATGACATCATTACAGGTTCAGCTTATAAATTTGCTGATGTTCCTTACCGTTATTTATTTTCTGCTAATAATGACAGAAATGGTGCTCAGGATGAAGTTATTTTCCCTGTTATAGGAGATGGTAATGCTATTAGAGCTACTGGTGGAGGTATGAGTTTTATCCTTCATGCTTCTATTGGAGGTAGTATGAATGCTGCTGATCAAGGAATGAATGGTGGTTGGGCTGGTATTAGAACTAGACAAGAATTTGTTAAATTATTTCCAGATGTAACTGCGACTAGTGATAAAAGAGGAACTTTTTATACTAATGGACAATCTTTAGACATTGCTGATTTTGGAGTGTTTACAAATGGATATGCTGTTACGAAGTTTACTAATGTAAACTCAGATGGTACTGCAGCACAAAGAAATGATATTCCTGATACTGATTTTCCATTGTTTAGATTATCAGATGTATATTTAATGTATGCAGAAGCAACGTTAAGAGGTGCAGCAACAGGAAATATTGCTACATCAGTTGAATTAGTAAATAAAATTAGAGCAAGAGCTGGTGCAGGTGTTATCACAGCTACTGATTTAACTCTTGATTTTATTTTAGATGAAAGAGCAAGAGAATTGTTCTGGGAATGTCATAGAAGAACAGATTTGATTCGTTTTGGAAAATTCACAGGAGGATCTAAAATCTGGCAATGGAAAGGTGGCGTTAAAAACGGTAGTGGTACAGAGTCTTACAGAGACTTAATGCCAATTCCTTCGACAGCAATTCAGGCAAATCCAACTTTAAAACAAAATCCAGGATACTAA
- a CDS encoding SusE domain-containing protein — protein sequence MKNIYKILIAFIGVLAVSCNADDVENRPVIQPVTAPVLLTPENSFNIVLSKENEKEIATTVIWDDAKYDGTQTVVNYTIEIAKAGTKFASPTAVTTTTARFRALTVAELNSALVNGGFIEKEENSVDIRIKATVGIGAEAQYSNSHTFKATPYHTPLASSHWLVGAATPGGWTWDGDAETEFPLVVGKTDVYQVTVVLKSGEAFREFLGNNFTSNGNWDASRNYTYYSGLGYTIDSELVNAGDGDSNFKYTGPTGPRVLKIDNGAKTITLD from the coding sequence ATGAAAAATATATATAAAATTTTAATCGCATTCATTGGTGTTTTAGCAGTATCATGTAATGCAGATGACGTAGAAAACAGACCAGTAATACAGCCGGTTACAGCACCAGTTTTGCTTACACCTGAAAATAGCTTTAACATTGTTCTTTCAAAAGAAAATGAAAAAGAAATTGCTACAACAGTAATTTGGGATGATGCTAAATATGATGGTACTCAAACAGTTGTAAACTACACAATTGAAATCGCTAAAGCAGGAACTAAATTTGCATCTCCTACTGCAGTAACTACAACTACTGCGCGCTTCAGAGCATTGACAGTAGCAGAGCTAAATTCAGCTTTGGTTAATGGTGGATTTATTGAAAAAGAAGAAAATAGTGTTGATATTCGTATTAAAGCTACTGTTGGTATTGGTGCAGAAGCGCAATATTCTAATTCTCATACTTTCAAAGCTACTCCTTATCACACGCCATTAGCAAGTTCTCACTGGTTAGTTGGTGCAGCTACGCCAGGTGGATGGACTTGGGATGGAGATGCTGAAACAGAATTCCCTCTAGTAGTTGGTAAAACTGATGTTTACCAAGTAACTGTTGTTCTTAAAAGTGGAGAAGCATTTAGAGAATTCTTAGGAAATAATTTCACAAGTAACGGTAACTGGGATGCAAGTCGTAACTATACTTACTATTCAGGTTTAGGATACACAATCGATTCAGAATTGGTAAATGCCGGTGATGGTGATAGTAACTTTAAATATACTGGACCAACAGGACCAAGAGTTTTAAAAATTGATAACGGAGCAAAAACTATAACTTTAGACTAA